The Erythrolamprus reginae isolate rEryReg1 chromosome 5, rEryReg1.hap1, whole genome shotgun sequence genome window below encodes:
- the LOC139168537 gene encoding heat shock protein beta-7-like — protein MSSVSSSSTFRSEHISTYTPSKHRFEPLLDPPHGIFGAGRTQEPYGYSGSPPSVHSSALGSSNVIASGNKYQVITDLSQFEPQDIVVTSYNYCIVIQAEKMAEDGIASNTFTHKCQLPTDMDPLSVSCSLNDAGKLIITARRRQLSPSPLYRTEVKL, from the exons ATGTCTTCGGTGAGCTCTTCCTCCACCTTCCGCTCGGAGCACATCAGCACCTACACGCCGAGCAAACATCGCTTCGAGCCTCTCCTGGACCCTCCCCATGGGATCTTTGGGGCAGGGAGAACTCAGGAGCCCTATGGGTATTCAG GGTCCCCACCATCCGTCCATTCCTCAGCCTTGGGCAGCAGCAACGTGATAGCCAGTGGGAACAAATACCAGGTCATCACAGATCTCAGCCAGTTTGAACCTCAAGATATCGTGGTGACTTCCTACAACTACTGCATTGTCATTCAAGCCGAGAAG ATGGCCGAAGATGGCATCGCCTCCAACACCTTCACCCATAAGTGCCAGCTGCCAACAGATATGGATCCTCTGTCTGTCAGTTGCTCCCTGAATGACGCTGGCAAGTTGATCATCACGGCTAGGAGGAGACAGCTGTCCCCATCGCCTCTGTATCGTACGGAGGTGAAGCTATAA